A region of Drosophila virilis strain 15010-1051.87 unplaced genomic scaffold, Dvir_AGI_RSII-ME tig00002137, whole genome shotgun sequence DNA encodes the following proteins:
- the LOC138911707 gene encoding uncharacterized protein translates to MAPNIGWDDDLTNEVEADWQHWLDLLSNLNAVRIPRCMKWVSRAQAVQMHTFVDASMNAYAAVVFLRELDGQVHCSLVASKTRVAPLKPVSIPRMELMAAVLGLRLAKCIQKEMSVRIHTRTFWTDSKDVLYWIRSDARKFQQFIALRIGEILEESDVDSWRWVPSAQNVADDGTKWTKTPEIHGSTRWFNGPPFLYLEESQWPQSEIRPALNMLYHAEEQPNHTSSWRCILPDLQRISKLEKLRAVQLCVLDFLRNNTKKVRLDGELDLQKTLLLKRSNEMDVIFIRICQEEEFYSEITCLRSGRRLTDRKSLLFKCFAYVDDSGILRIKGRIDNIEGVEVCVKRPIILPRRHQLTYLLVEFYHRRYHHLHNEIVVNELRQRYWVCCLRGLVREVSNTCPACRIRRARPKPPGMGDLPIERLSPYTPPFTYIGVDYFGPSDIVVGRAIYMPHDADARIRMLSDNGTNFRGASRVLKDEIEHRSSALIERQYPELEFTFIPPGSPHMGGSWERMVRSTKSILSEILPPSGFREEVLRAALADVFQADCVREDYGSKAELARGFRVASQLAVQFWKRWLREYLPTLTRRTKWFQPSLEPISVDDIVIIVDDGAKRNCWTRGVVVDVHRSKDGQVRSAVVRTADGIITRPAVKLAKLDIKVDNTLHGRT, encoded by the exons ATGGCGCCCAATATCGGATGGGATGACGACCTTACCAACGAAGTCGAAGccgattggcaacactggcttgatctactttcaaatttgaatgccgtCCGCATTCCACGGTGCATGAAGTGGGTGAGCCGAGCCCAGGCTGTGCAGATGCATACATTCGTTGACGCCAGTATGAATGCCTACGCCGCAGTTGTATTTTTGCGGGAACTTGATGGCCAAGTACATTGCAGTTTGGTCGCCTCGAAAACGAGAGTAGCACCCCTAAAGCCCGTGTCCATACCTCGAATGGAACTGATGGCCGCGGTCTTAGGTCTGAGACTGGCCAAATGTATCCAAAAGGAAATGTCggtacgcatacatacacGAACATTCTGGACAGATTCAAAGGATGTGCTCTACTGGATCCGTTCCGATGCTCGAAAGTTCCAGCAATTCATAGCGCTTCGGATAGGAGAGATTTTAGAAGAATCAGATGTGGACAGCTGGCGATGGGTACCATCGGCTCAAAACGTGGCAGACGATGGTACGAAATGGACTAAAACGCCTGAAATTCATGGCTCAACCAGGTGGTTCAATGGACCACCATTTTTGTATCTAGAAGAATCGCAGTGGCCACAATCGGAAATACGCCCTGCATTAAACATGTTGTACCATGCTGAAGAACAACCCAATCACACGTCGTCCTGGAGATGTATTCTGCCGGATCTGCAGCGTATCAGCAAGCTAGAAAAATTGAGAGCCGTACAACTATGCGTACTGGATTTCCTACGGAATAATACTAAGAAGGTCAGATTGGACGGAGAACTGGATCTGCAGAAGACGCTGCTCCTTAAAAGAAGCAATGAAATGGATGTGATTTTTATCCGGATTTGTCAAGAAGAGGAGTTCTATAGTGAGATCACCTGCTTAAGATCGGGGCGCCGCTTAACCGATCGCAAAAGCTTGCTGTTTAAGTGCTTCGCTTATGTGGATGACTCGGGCATTCTACGTATTAAAGGACGGATAGACAATATAGAAGGAGTCGAAGTCTGCGTAAAACGCCCGATAATTCTGCCAAGACGACATCAATTGACGTATCTGCTGGTTGAGTTTTATCACCGCAGATATCATCACCTACACAACGAAATCGTCGTAAATGAACTGCGGCAGCGGTACTGGGTTTGTTGCTTACGAGGTTTGGTGAGAGAAGTTTCCAATACCTGCCCAGCGTGCCGCATACGACGCGCCCGCCCAAAGCCGCCAGGGATGGGCGACCTGCCAATCGAACGATTATCGCCCTATACTCCACCGTTCACATATATTGGAGTGGATTACTTCGGCCCCTCCGACATTGTCGTTGGACGTGCTATTTACATGCCTCACG ACGCGGATGCCCGCATCCGCATGCTGTCGGACAATGGCACAAATTTCAGAGGCGCTAGCAGAGTATTAAAAGATGAAATTGAACATAGATCGTCGGCTCTGATCGAGCGACAGTACCCAGAACTCGAGTTTACCTTTATCCCGCCAGGATCACCCCACATGGGAGGATCGTGGGAACGAATGGTGCGCTCTACAAAGTCAATACTGTCGGAAATTCTGCCGCCCTCTGGGTTTCGAGAGGAGGTGCTACGAGCAGCATTGGCTGAC GTCTTTCAAGCGGATTGCGTGAGAGAGGATTACGGGAGCAAGGCGGAGCTAGCACGAGGCTTCCGAGTCGCCAGTCAATTGGCTGTCCAATTTTGGAAGAGATGGCTGCGCGAGTATCTGCCTACACTCACCAGACGTACTAAGTGGTTTCAACCGTCACTCGAACCAATATCAGTCGACGACATCGTCATAATAGTGGACGACGGTGCCAAGCgaaactgttggacaagaggAGTGGTCGTAGACGTGCACCGTTCAAAGGATGGCCAGGTCCGAAGTGCCGTGGTGCGAACCGCCGATGGAATTATTACTCGCCCCGCCGTCAAGCTAGCTAAGCTTGACATTAAAGTTGATAACACACTGCACGGACGAACGTGA
- the LOC138911708 gene encoding uncharacterized protein, which translates to MLYHAEEQPNHTSSWRCILPDLQRISKLEKLRAVQLCVLDFPRNITKKVRLDGELDLQKTLLLKRSNEMDVIFIRICQEEEFYSEITCLRSGRRLTDRKSLLFKCFAYVDDSGILRIKGRIDNIEGVEVCVKRPIILPRRHQLTYLLVEFYHRRYHHLHNEIVVNELRQRYWWITSAPPTLSLDVLFTCLTVRAVHLDIATSLSTDLYLCVLKSFVARRGCPRRMLSDNGTNFRGASRVLKDEIEHRSPALIERQYPELEFTFIPPGSPHMGGSWERMVRSTKSILLEILPPSGLREEVLQAALADVIQADCVREDNGSKAELARGFRVASQLADQFWKRWLREYLPTLTRRTKWFQPPLEPISVDDIVIIVDDGAKRNC; encoded by the exons ATGTTGTACCATGCTGAAGAACAACCCAATCACACGTCGTCCTGGAGATGTATTCTGCCGGATCTGCAGCGTATCAGCAAGCTAGAAAAATTGAGAGCCGTACAGCTATGCGTACTGGATTTCCCACGGAATATTACTAAGAAGGTCAGATTGGACGGAGAACTGGATCTGCAGAAGACGCTGCTCCTTAAAAGAAGCAATGAAATGGATGTGATTTTTATCCGGATTTGTCAAGAAGAGGAGTTCTATAGTGAGATCACCTGCTTAAGATCGGGGCGCCGCTTAACCGATCGCAAAAGCTTGCTGTTTAAGTGCTTCGCTTATGTGGATGACTCGGGCATTCTACGTATTAAAGGACGGATAGACAATATAGAAGGAGTCGAAGTCTGCGTAAAACGCCCGATAATTCTGCCAAGACGACATCAATTGACGTATCTGCTGGTTGAGTTTTATCACCGCAGATATCATCACCTACACAACGAAATCGTCGTAAATGAACTGCGGCAGCGGTACTGG TGGATTACTTCGGCCCCTCCGACATTGTCGTTGGACGTGCTATTTACATGCCTCACGGTGCGCGCCGTTCACCTGGATATAGCTACGTCGCTCTCAACTGACTTATACTTATGCGTTCTGAAGTCGTTCGTGGCCAGACGCGGATGCCCCCGCCGCATGCTGTCGGACAATGGCACAAATTTCAGAGGCGCTAGCAGAGTATTAAAAGATGAAATTGAACATAGATCGCCGGCTCTGATCGAGCGACAGTACCCAGAACTCGAGTTTACCTTTATCCCGCCAGGATCACCCCACATGGGAGGATCGTGGGAACGAATGGTGCGCTCTACAAAGTCAATACTGTTGGAAATTCTGCCGCCCTCTGGGTTACGAGAGGAGGTGCTACAAGCAGCATTGGCTGAC GTCATTCAAGCGGATTGCGTGAGAGAGGATAACGGGAGCAAGGCGGAGCTAGCACGAGGCTTCCGAGTCGCCAGTCAATTGGCTGACCAATTTTGGAAGAGATGGCTGCGCGAGTATCTGCCTACACTCACCAGACGTACTAAGTGGTTTCAACCGCCACTCGAACCAATATCAGTCGACGACATCGTCATAATAGTGGACGATGGTGCCAAGCGAAACTGTTGA